In Dyadobacter subterraneus, a single genomic region encodes these proteins:
- a CDS encoding DUF1361 domain-containing protein, protein MERILQWWKNYRFSIADPPIISMEGLYPLLLLLVLSLLAVFFHLVRILFNAPVDFSMDWNLFLSWIPLMTAFFINNVTRRFGHLHFLVVLSSLFWLAFFPNAPYMITDISHLSIDLTRDLTWHDTIMLFCYAEVSLFNGLVSLYWIHQTWRRVFRKSVSTTFLLASLPLAGFGVYLGRVRRMNSWDIIHDPRVILDNLLKSMLDRTALVISLEIGLLLGMLYLVLWAIIRFRVRYNKKDS, encoded by the coding sequence TTGGAACGTATCCTTCAATGGTGGAAAAATTATCGTTTTAGTATAGCAGATCCTCCTATTATTTCAATGGAGGGACTTTATCCACTGCTCTTACTGTTGGTTTTAAGTCTCTTGGCGGTCTTTTTTCACCTTGTTCGTATCCTTTTTAATGCTCCGGTTGACTTTTCCATGGACTGGAATCTTTTTCTGAGCTGGATACCTTTAATGACTGCATTTTTTATCAATAATGTTACCAGACGGTTTGGGCATCTTCACTTTTTAGTCGTTCTTTCCAGTCTTTTCTGGCTTGCATTTTTTCCCAATGCGCCTTACATGATCACCGATATTTCGCATTTGAGTATCGACTTAACGCGTGATCTGACCTGGCATGATACCATTATGTTATTTTGTTACGCCGAGGTGAGCCTTTTTAATGGTCTTGTTTCGCTGTACTGGATACATCAGACGTGGCGCAGGGTTTTCAGAAAATCTGTAAGTACTACTTTTCTTCTGGCAAGCTTACCTCTGGCAGGGTTCGGTGTTTATCTTGGCCGCGTGAGGCGTATGAACAGCTGGGACATTATTCACGATCCGCGTGTTATTCTCGACAATTTGCTGAAAAGTATGCTCGATAGAACAGCACTTGTGATCAGTCTTGAAATTGGTCTGCTTTTGGGTATGCTTTATCTGGTTCTTTGGGCAATTATCAGGTTCAGGGTGCGGTACAACAAGAAAGATAGCTGA
- a CDS encoding OmpH family outer membrane protein, with amino-acid sequence MKKLTVLFLFLGLTTIGFAQGTTEKIGYVDQQFIIENLPEFKKLNQEISVKSQQYEKILKGKFDEYQSKSAAFEKLVADKSEQTILRDKAMELENLKKSYEDFESSSMTELQNYYSKKFTPIRQKVSEAIIFAGRQKGYAFILRMDLNPDGGDIWPVVLYAKDSTSNLSRDILKNLGVDSTAASTRKTGMSQMLKQK; translated from the coding sequence ATGAAAAAATTGACTGTACTATTTCTATTTTTGGGGTTGACAACAATTGGTTTCGCCCAGGGAACGACTGAGAAAATCGGGTATGTCGACCAGCAGTTTATTATTGAAAACCTGCCCGAATTCAAAAAGCTTAATCAGGAAATCAGTGTAAAAAGTCAGCAGTATGAAAAAATCCTGAAAGGTAAATTTGATGAATATCAATCTAAATCCGCAGCATTTGAAAAGCTTGTCGCAGACAAATCCGAGCAAACTATCCTGCGCGATAAGGCGATGGAACTTGAAAATTTAAAAAAATCCTATGAAGATTTTGAAAGCAGCTCTATGACAGAACTTCAAAATTATTACAGTAAAAAGTTTACACCGATCAGGCAAAAAGTAAGTGAGGCAATTATTTTTGCCGGTCGCCAAAAAGGATATGCTTTTATTTTACGCATGGATTTAAATCCTGATGGCGGAGATATTTGGCCAGTAGTTTTGTACGCAAAAGATTCCACTTCCAATTTATCAAGAGATATTCTGAAAAACCTGGGAGTTGACAGCACGGCCGCGTCCACCAGAAAAACCGGAATGTCTCAAATGCTTAAACAAAAATAA
- a CDS encoding D-2-hydroxyacid dehydrogenase family protein: MDKIKIAVLDDYQNAALQMADWTALEKVSEITVFNNHLFGQEEIVQRLKPFDVICLMRERTPVSRELLSKLPNLKLIVSTGFRNASIDSSAVNELGIQLENTGYIGSGAPELTWALLMAIARKIPQENASVKNGGWQNTIGTDLKGKTIGIIGLGNIGDKIASIAHVFDMNVIAWSENLTEEKAEANGAKLVSKAYLFQNADFVTVHLVLSERSKGIIGAADLALMKPSAYLINTSRGPLIDENALIDALKQNKIAGAALDVFETEPLPADHPFRTLDNVLATPHIGYVTEDTYKLFFEDTVKIIENWIAKKNS; encoded by the coding sequence ATGGATAAAATAAAAATTGCGGTTCTGGACGACTATCAGAACGCTGCTTTACAAATGGCAGATTGGACGGCCCTTGAAAAAGTTTCTGAAATAACTGTTTTCAACAATCATTTATTTGGACAGGAGGAAATTGTTCAACGTTTAAAACCTTTTGATGTGATTTGCCTGATGCGGGAAAGAACGCCCGTCAGCCGTGAATTACTTTCGAAACTTCCGAATCTTAAACTTATCGTTTCAACAGGTTTCCGAAATGCTTCTATTGATTCCTCTGCGGTTAATGAGCTTGGTATCCAGCTGGAAAATACAGGATATATTGGCAGCGGCGCACCAGAATTAACCTGGGCATTGCTCATGGCCATAGCCCGGAAAATCCCACAGGAAAATGCTTCCGTAAAAAATGGAGGCTGGCAAAACACAATCGGTACCGATTTAAAAGGCAAAACAATTGGAATCATTGGACTGGGAAATATTGGAGACAAAATTGCGTCCATAGCACATGTTTTTGACATGAACGTAATTGCCTGGAGTGAAAATCTGACCGAAGAAAAAGCCGAAGCAAATGGCGCAAAATTAGTTTCAAAGGCATATCTTTTTCAAAACGCTGATTTTGTAACCGTGCATCTTGTGTTGAGTGAACGGTCAAAAGGAATAATCGGCGCCGCAGATCTTGCCCTGATGAAACCATCTGCATATCTGATTAACACCTCTCGTGGACCGCTTATTGATGAAAATGCACTGATTGATGCATTGAAACAAAACAAAATTGCGGGAGCTGCGCTTGATGTTTTTGAAACAGAACCGCTGCCGGCAGACCATCCTTTCCGGACGCTAGATAATGTACTCGCCACTCCGCATATTGGTTATGTTACAGAAGACACTTATAAATTATTTTTTGAGGACACAGTAAAAATTATTGAGAACTGGATTGCGAAAAAAAATAGTTAA
- a CDS encoding response regulator transcription factor, whose amino-acid sequence MKNVLIAEDHPLLIIGIESMLMESIPDATIFKAADFKKALNLLEKHTIDLLVMDINLPHGDKVGMVEAVRLKQPNILILVCSSYEEHLYALPFLKAGANGYISKTASSEEFKTAVEYVLNSKIYASPAVLNNMFGILFNTKGSDSKALDKLSVKEVEIAKLLTKGLSTKEIGEHINLSASSISTYKSKIFEKLGVNNIIELTTYLELNS is encoded by the coding sequence TTGAAAAATGTATTAATAGCAGAAGATCACCCCTTGCTAATCATTGGAATTGAATCCATGCTAATGGAATCCATCCCTGATGCGACTATTTTTAAAGCCGCAGATTTTAAAAAGGCGTTGAATTTACTGGAAAAACACACTATTGATTTACTTGTAATGGACATCAATCTCCCGCACGGAGATAAAGTCGGAATGGTTGAAGCTGTCAGATTGAAGCAGCCCAACATTTTGATACTGGTTTGTTCAAGTTATGAAGAACATTTGTATGCTCTTCCGTTTTTGAAAGCCGGTGCTAACGGATACATTTCAAAAACTGCATCAAGTGAGGAGTTTAAAACGGCGGTAGAGTATGTGCTAAATTCAAAAATTTATGCAAGCCCGGCTGTGTTGAACAATATGTTTGGAATTCTTTTTAATACAAAAGGAAGTGATAGCAAAGCATTGGATAAGCTTTCGGTAAAAGAAGTGGAAATCGCCAAGTTATTGACAAAAGGTTTATCAACAAAAGAAATTGGTGAGCATATCAACTTATCTGCTTCTTCTATAAGTACTTATAAATCTAAAATATTTGAGAAGCTCGGTGTAAATAATATCATTGAGCTGACAACTTATCTGGAACTGAACAGCTAA
- a CDS encoding DEAD/DEAH box helicase: MNFNEFELHEDVLNAVDSMNYQQATPIQEQAIPYILAGKDLLACAQTGTGKTAAYLIPILDKIATSPMGQIGALVLVPTRELAQQIDQQIQGLGYFVGATSIAVYGGNKGPEWDQQKRALTQGADIIIATPGRLIAHLQLGYVSFGSIRHLVLDEADRMLDMGFLSDILKIMSFLPAKRQTLMFSATMPPKIGELAKRILQKPEEVRLAVSRPAERIDQQFYMTTDEQKLPLLAHLLSQVQNTSMVLFTSRKSTVEPIVRALRKLGLEARGISSDSDQADREIVLRDFKNRTFPVLVATDVLSRGIDIDNLSHVVNYDVPRDPEDYVHRIGRTARAESKGTAITFINEHDQKYVLKIEKLFEKEVDKQSVTEELGLGEAPKFDPAKFRNSAPRNKSSQGTRKNQGGASKSRRPKQKNDKKSPLQT, from the coding sequence TTGAATTTCAACGAATTTGAACTCCACGAAGACGTACTTAACGCCGTGGATTCTATGAATTACCAACAGGCTACCCCGATTCAGGAGCAGGCCATCCCTTATATTTTAGCAGGAAAAGATCTTCTGGCATGTGCTCAAACAGGTACCGGAAAAACGGCAGCTTATCTTATTCCTATACTTGATAAAATTGCGACGAGCCCGATGGGACAAATTGGAGCGCTTGTTTTGGTACCAACACGTGAACTGGCCCAGCAAATTGACCAGCAGATTCAGGGTCTTGGTTATTTTGTCGGTGCCACAAGTATTGCTGTTTATGGCGGTAATAAAGGTCCGGAATGGGATCAGCAAAAACGTGCTTTAACGCAGGGAGCCGATATTATCATTGCTACACCGGGCCGGTTAATTGCCCATTTGCAGCTCGGTTATGTAAGTTTTGGGTCTATCCGACATTTGGTATTGGATGAGGCAGACAGAATGCTGGACATGGGTTTTTTAAGTGATATTCTTAAAATTATGAGCTTTTTGCCTGCGAAACGTCAGACTTTGATGTTTTCGGCAACCATGCCTCCAAAAATCGGAGAACTGGCAAAAAGGATTCTTCAAAAACCGGAGGAAGTTCGTCTGGCAGTTTCAAGACCAGCCGAGCGAATTGACCAGCAATTTTATATGACAACGGATGAACAAAAATTGCCTTTGCTGGCTCATTTGCTTTCGCAAGTGCAAAATACCAGTATGGTTTTGTTTACTTCCAGAAAATCCACCGTCGAGCCTATTGTACGTGCATTGAGAAAACTCGGTTTGGAGGCACGCGGAATTTCCTCGGACTCAGATCAGGCAGACAGAGAAATTGTATTGCGTGATTTTAAAAATAGGACTTTTCCGGTGTTGGTTGCAACGGACGTATTGTCACGAGGAATCGATATCGACAATTTAAGCCACGTGGTAAACTATGATGTGCCGCGCGATCCGGAAGACTACGTTCATCGTATCGGCCGTACAGCCCGTGCAGAATCAAAGGGAACTGCTATTACGTTTATCAATGAGCACGATCAGAAATATGTTTTGAAGATCGAGAAGCTTTTTGAGAAAGAAGTAGATAAACAATCGGTGACAGAAGAGCTCGGATTGGGTGAAGCACCCAAGTTCGATCCGGCTAAATTTCGTAATTCAGCTCCCCGGAACAAAAGTTCTCAGGGAACCCGTAAGAATCAGGGAGGCGCATCAAAAAGCAGAAGACCGAAGCAAAAGAATGACAAAAAAAGTCCTTTGCAAACGTAA
- a CDS encoding acyl-CoA dehydrogenase family protein, protein MDHLFSSQLYQKIAQNAAHIDHEGCFPEQEFKLIAEAGLLEIVLPSHSLDFSQRKNHGLLMLLKAIGKASLPVGRIYEGHINALYLIYLFGKTEQKQRWFADVILGKKMFSVWNTQDMEGVRIYDLGNGKYRLQGCKTFCSGASRIARPLVTGELVSARKKGWQMVIIPTEKVKEIKMDNSFWKPLGMRASASFRMDFSGIEISENDLLGLPDAYYQQPHFSGGALRFAAVQLGGAEALLDETHKFLRGLKRTDDPFQRARIAEIAYLTETGNLWIKQAGLKTDDSTENPEAIAQLLAYVNMTRTMVEEICLRSMQLAERSVGARGLMRPNPMERIHRDLTTYLRQPAPDATLTAIGEYVLKQESTTGIWDSLSKKSS, encoded by the coding sequence ATGGATCATTTATTCTCATCTCAGTTATACCAAAAAATAGCTCAAAATGCGGCGCATATTGATCACGAAGGTTGCTTTCCCGAGCAGGAGTTTAAATTAATAGCAGAAGCGGGTTTGCTTGAAATCGTACTTCCCAGCCATTCACTGGATTTTAGTCAACGGAAAAATCATGGACTGTTAATGCTTTTAAAGGCAATCGGCAAGGCAAGTCTGCCCGTTGGCAGAATTTACGAGGGACATATCAACGCGCTTTATCTGATTTATTTATTTGGTAAAACAGAACAAAAACAAAGGTGGTTTGCCGATGTGATCCTGGGAAAAAAAATGTTCAGCGTCTGGAATACACAGGATATGGAAGGGGTTCGGATTTATGATCTTGGAAATGGCAAGTACAGATTGCAGGGCTGTAAAACTTTTTGTTCTGGCGCTTCAAGGATAGCCAGGCCGCTTGTAACCGGTGAATTGGTTTCGGCGAGGAAAAAAGGCTGGCAAATGGTTATTATCCCAACCGAAAAAGTAAAAGAAATCAAGATGGACAACAGTTTCTGGAAACCGCTCGGAATGAGGGCTTCTGCCAGTTTCAGAATGGATTTTTCAGGAATTGAAATCAGTGAAAACGATTTGCTTGGTTTACCGGATGCCTATTATCAACAACCGCATTTCAGCGGCGGAGCACTTCGTTTTGCGGCTGTGCAGCTTGGAGGTGCAGAGGCTTTACTGGACGAAACGCACAAGTTTCTAAGAGGATTAAAACGTACTGATGATCCTTTTCAGCGCGCACGCATCGCGGAAATCGCCTATCTGACGGAAACCGGAAACCTATGGATTAAACAGGCAGGGCTAAAAACTGATGATTCAACAGAAAACCCTGAGGCAATAGCGCAGTTACTAGCCTACGTTAATATGACCAGGACTATGGTAGAAGAAATCTGTCTTCGCAGTATGCAGCTTGCAGAACGTTCTGTTGGCGCACGCGGACTAATGCGGCCCAATCCGATGGAACGTATTCATAGGGATCTCACAACTTATCTCAGACAACCCGCGCCTGATGCAACGCTCACGGCTATTGGTGAATATGTGTTAAAGCAGGAAAGTACGACCGGGATCTGGGACAGTTTGTCAAAAAAAAGCTCTTAA
- a CDS encoding response regulator transcription factor — translation MIIASIDRHPIIRRGLGLFLQEQFENAVLLESESYDSFIKSFGSQIPDLFILGFAEESNICESEVVRLVKESMPNTPVIIYDGEPRYEMAVYSLVAGASAYQVKNSCPTELVKCIESVMQGKRYMSENVIDILLKQCMKATMEKEKIALLSEEELIIA, via the coding sequence ATGATAATCGCTTCCATTGACAGACATCCCATTATTCGCAGAGGGCTTGGTCTATTCCTTCAGGAACAATTTGAAAATGCTGTTTTACTGGAATCCGAAAGTTATGACTCTTTTATAAAATCATTCGGTAGTCAAATTCCTGATCTTTTTATTCTTGGTTTTGCGGAGGAATCAAATATCTGTGAATCAGAAGTTGTCAGATTAGTGAAAGAAAGCATGCCGAATACGCCGGTGATCATTTATGATGGGGAACCCCGGTATGAGATGGCGGTGTACTCACTCGTTGCCGGCGCAAGTGCTTATCAGGTAAAAAACAGCTGCCCTACCGAGCTGGTAAAATGTATTGAATCCGTTATGCAGGGAAAAAGATACATGAGCGAAAATGTAATCGATATTTTGTTAAAGCAATGTATGAAAGCGACAATGGAAAAGGAAAAAATTGCTTTATTAAGTGAAGAAGAGCTGATAATAGCGTAA
- a CDS encoding pseudouridine synthase: MLEIIYRDADLIAINKPHGLLVHRSFIAADTSEFAVQILRDQIGQKVYPVHRLDRKTSGVLLFALNDRMNSLMQMQFQDGKVEKHYSAIVRGFTPDYLEIDYPLKRDDGVVQDAFTAFETLQKTELDLPFGKHPTSRYSLVDLHPTTGRMHQLRKHMAHIFHPIIGDRPHGCNKQNKFFKEHFEMDSMLLHAREIKFSHPDTENIITISADYQPEFKRMLNALKFLIS, encoded by the coding sequence GTGCTGGAAATTATTTACAGGGACGCAGACCTAATAGCGATCAATAAACCCCATGGACTTCTTGTCCATCGCTCTTTCATAGCTGCGGATACATCTGAATTTGCTGTACAAATCCTTCGTGATCAGATTGGACAGAAAGTTTATCCTGTTCACAGACTGGATCGTAAAACGTCCGGAGTCCTTCTTTTTGCCCTGAATGACCGGATGAACAGCCTGATGCAAATGCAGTTTCAGGATGGAAAAGTTGAAAAACATTATAGTGCTATTGTTAGGGGATTTACACCCGATTATCTGGAAATTGACTATCCCCTGAAACGTGATGACGGCGTAGTTCAGGATGCATTTACTGCTTTTGAAACCTTACAGAAAACTGAGCTGGATTTGCCTTTTGGAAAACATCCAACCAGCAGATATTCGCTTGTAGATCTGCATCCGACTACCGGCAGAATGCATCAATTGAGAAAACACATGGCGCATATTTTTCATCCGATCATCGGCGACAGGCCGCATGGCTGCAACAAACAGAACAAATTTTTCAAGGAACATTTTGAAATGGATTCCATGCTTTTGCACGCGCGGGAAATAAAATTTTCACATCCTGATACTGAGAATATTATAACCATTTCTGCTGATTATCAGCCAGAATTTAAAAGAATGCTGAATGCGCTTAAATTCCTGATTTCATAG
- a CDS encoding class I SAM-dependent methyltransferase — MNVSEKVKDSYSSQYDEKSVAWRTMGAKYKAQNIIELAKNIKFENVLEVGAGEGSILYWLSKWDFSKNLNCVEISESGIEMIKSKNIEHLKDVLLFDGYKIPYPDNHFDLVICSHVMEHVEHERILLREIKRVSKNQIFEVPIDFSFYVDKKIKHFLAYGHINIYTPGLFRFLLLSENFEIVKDKCYLFQDDVLKPLYENNKTGFYIVKLKMFFLKMFPYLLGIKPNAYVVLTSKTDKDLSIF, encoded by the coding sequence ATGAATGTATCAGAAAAAGTAAAAGATTCTTATTCTTCCCAGTACGACGAAAAATCGGTTGCCTGGCGAACGATGGGTGCCAAATACAAGGCGCAGAATATCATCGAACTAGCCAAAAACATAAAATTTGAAAACGTTCTGGAAGTAGGAGCGGGAGAGGGAAGCATTCTTTACTGGTTATCGAAATGGGATTTTTCCAAGAATCTGAATTGTGTAGAAATTTCTGAAAGTGGTATTGAAATGATCAAGTCAAAAAATATTGAGCATTTAAAAGATGTTCTTCTTTTTGACGGATACAAAATTCCTTATCCTGATAATCACTTTGACCTGGTGATATGCTCACACGTGATGGAGCATGTTGAGCACGAAAGAATATTGCTTCGTGAAATAAAAAGGGTTTCCAAAAACCAGATTTTTGAAGTGCCGATCGATTTTTCGTTTTACGTTGATAAAAAAATAAAACATTTTCTGGCTTACGGGCATATCAATATTTATACTCCAGGTCTTTTTCGTTTTCTTTTGTTGTCCGAAAACTTCGAGATCGTAAAAGACAAATGTTATCTTTTTCAGGATGATGTTTTAAAGCCGCTTTATGAAAATAACAAGACAGGTTTTTATATTGTAAAACTGAAAATGTTTTTTCTGAAAATGTTCCCTTATCTTCTTGGTATTAAGCCAAATGCATATGTAGTTTTGACATCAAAAACGGACAAGGATCTTTCCATTTTTTAA
- a CDS encoding ligand-binding sensor domain-containing protein gives MEITHTHGGIMLLKRLILLFFCLIQIPEIYAQEIKNPDFFIVHYTDENGLPQNSIKAIVKGRWNFLWLGTEDGLVRFDGQKFYTFNKSEIPILSNRIGGFIPFTKNYTVKNREFAALGERGDIIKIVAGGHVGVDTSTFRYNTPNTPSINGFKGKTDFIQSLPYRFPLPVDRNPFLIPAGSNTYYVWFLDKVEFFIKNKKQSSVHGKFKEVFLIDSHPYATLPNGRFVNLKPGSANKNIRLEGDIANDVLFSNNRTDCKLFWNNISQKAHVYFNKKFYSLTRSENSSVLSTRLILRDFDFDEFNISTAYYDEEPGYLFLGSNTNGLFVLRRKNFEAKKFDVKGRDNVFYAQKPVGNNGVLSSQGFLFDKSSTGRDIFNLPIFVEDDSRYFLAMNRDSSFWIGSSVALTKMDKTGKKKLMVYPMQEKFKALYVDNHDTLWIGGTRDVLFFLNTLDQNSVPKVLFRGSFGEITCMLRLPGHDLLLGTTKGLFKFNIQSKHLESLKGIEQANIRSLYYSKGDTWVTTYGDGLFHLKGNKITKLPLDKNRFLATSHCIVEDKNGFFWITTNKGLFQVSKMDLLRFLDQKQQFVYYLYYDKRHGFATNEFNGGCQPCALMLADRTISFPSMDGFVWFNPEKIKPELPDKNIYIDRIELEGNSVQEKPEIEVPDDFRQLEVSVVTPYFNNRNNLRIEYSFQKEGKNPVWLPVSNDFDIQIPNTSSGRHNLLIRKYNGFGINNFSGKTLKIYICPAWYETPTFRFLVTLLSILLFWIILRLRTSYLLKKEREKNLYKQYHISRQIVAAINHDIQTPLHYISNSFSQIQNRLKKNNASDYFISRMSEETINTINYARSHTSNLLNYIKSQTSSSRDKLKIDEVAVYEIIQHSSQILTGTANHREIQIINQVPEDFKVKSDAQLLSVVVQNLLDNAVKLSLSTITISSVADGDLKSILIRDTAGGIPDDILKWLNHSYKSYDDWLRNYDYPNHKGLGLVIVKDLTILLNITLSAEKTESGSVIRLLFYDKNK, from the coding sequence TTGGAAATTACGCATACACACGGCGGTATTATGTTGTTGAAAAGATTAATCCTGTTATTTTTCTGTCTAATACAGATACCCGAAATATATGCACAGGAAATTAAAAATCCTGACTTTTTCATTGTGCATTATACGGATGAAAACGGGCTGCCGCAAAACAGCATAAAAGCGATTGTTAAAGGAAGATGGAATTTTTTGTGGCTGGGTACCGAAGACGGTCTGGTCAGATTTGACGGTCAAAAGTTTTACACTTTTAATAAATCGGAAATCCCTATTTTAAGTAACAGAATAGGCGGATTTATTCCTTTTACGAAAAATTATACGGTAAAAAACAGAGAATTCGCAGCACTTGGCGAGCGTGGTGACATTATAAAAATCGTTGCCGGTGGCCATGTAGGAGTAGATACCAGCACTTTTAGATATAATACTCCGAATACGCCATCTATAAATGGTTTTAAAGGTAAAACCGATTTTATACAAAGCCTTCCATACCGTTTTCCACTTCCGGTAGACCGCAATCCTTTCTTGATCCCGGCAGGAAGCAATACATATTATGTCTGGTTTTTAGATAAGGTTGAATTTTTTATAAAAAATAAAAAGCAGTCATCGGTTCACGGCAAATTTAAAGAGGTTTTCTTAATCGATTCGCATCCCTATGCAACATTGCCAAATGGACGGTTTGTAAATTTGAAACCGGGATCAGCTAATAAAAATATCCGGCTTGAAGGCGATATTGCTAATGATGTGCTGTTTTCAAATAATCGGACCGATTGCAAATTGTTCTGGAATAATATTTCACAAAAGGCTCATGTGTATTTCAATAAAAAGTTTTATTCTTTAACAAGATCAGAAAATAGTTCGGTTCTTAGCACGCGACTTATTTTGAGGGATTTTGATTTTGACGAGTTTAATATTTCCACGGCCTACTACGACGAAGAGCCGGGATATTTATTCCTGGGAAGCAATACGAATGGTTTATTTGTGCTGAGACGCAAAAATTTTGAAGCGAAAAAATTTGACGTCAAAGGAAGGGATAATGTATTTTATGCGCAGAAACCAGTTGGGAACAATGGAGTCCTTTCTTCGCAAGGTTTTTTGTTTGATAAATCTTCAACAGGAAGGGATATTTTTAACTTACCGATTTTCGTCGAAGATGATTCAAGATACTTCCTGGCGATGAATAGGGACAGTTCATTCTGGATCGGAAGTTCAGTTGCGCTTACTAAAATGGATAAAACCGGAAAAAAGAAACTGATGGTCTATCCAATGCAGGAAAAGTTTAAAGCGCTTTATGTTGACAATCATGATACTTTATGGATCGGCGGAACCAGGGATGTTTTATTTTTCTTGAATACGCTGGATCAAAATTCGGTTCCCAAAGTATTATTCAGAGGCTCATTTGGTGAAATTACCTGCATGTTAAGACTTCCCGGACATGATTTACTTCTGGGAACGACAAAGGGACTTTTCAAATTTAATATTCAATCAAAACATCTGGAATCTTTAAAGGGAATCGAACAGGCCAATATCAGAAGTCTTTATTATTCGAAAGGGGACACTTGGGTTACGACTTATGGAGATGGTTTATTTCATTTGAAAGGGAATAAAATTACCAAGCTTCCGCTGGATAAAAACCGTTTTTTGGCTACGTCTCATTGTATTGTTGAAGATAAAAACGGCTTTTTCTGGATTACTACTAATAAAGGACTTTTTCAGGTTTCAAAAATGGACCTGCTGAGATTTTTGGATCAGAAACAGCAATTTGTTTATTATCTGTATTACGACAAAAGACATGGTTTTGCGACCAACGAATTTAACGGAGGATGCCAGCCCTGTGCTCTGATGCTGGCGGACCGCACGATATCATTCCCGTCCATGGATGGGTTTGTATGGTTTAATCCTGAAAAAATAAAACCGGAACTTCCGGATAAAAATATTTATATCGACCGGATAGAACTCGAAGGAAATTCTGTTCAGGAAAAGCCGGAAATTGAAGTTCCGGACGATTTCAGACAATTGGAAGTTTCGGTTGTTACGCCATATTTTAATAACCGCAACAATCTCAGAATCGAATATTCTTTTCAGAAAGAAGGAAAAAATCCTGTTTGGCTGCCGGTTTCAAATGATTTTGATATTCAGATACCTAACACATCGTCGGGCAGACATAATCTTTTAATAAGAAAATATAATGGATTCGGAATCAATAATTTTTCCGGAAAAACGCTTAAAATCTATATATGTCCGGCCTGGTACGAAACACCGACTTTCCGGTTTTTGGTTACCCTGCTTTCAATATTATTGTTCTGGATAATTCTCAGGCTGAGAACTTCTTATCTGCTTAAAAAAGAAAGAGAAAAAAATCTTTATAAACAATATCATATCAGCCGTCAGATCGTGGCTGCCATAAATCATGACATCCAGACGCCGCTTCACTACATAAGCAATTCATTTTCTCAAATTCAAAATCGCTTGAAAAAGAATAATGCCAGTGATTATTTTATTTCCAGGATGAGCGAAGAAACCATTAATACGATCAATTATGCCCGTTCGCATACGAGCAATCTTTTAAATTATATCAAAAGCCAAACCAGCAGCAGCCGGGACAAACTGAAAATCGATGAGGTTGCAGTTTATGAGATTATTCAACATTCGTCACAGATACTTACCGGAACAGCAAATCATAGGGAAATACAAATTATTAATCAGGTGCCGGAGGATTTTAAAGTTAAAAGTGATGCCCAGCTTTTATCTGTTGTTGTTCAGAATCTGCTCGACAATGCTGTGAAACTTAGTCTGTCAACAATCACGATTTCTTCTGTTGCGGATGGAGATTTGAAAAGTATCTTAATTCGTGATACTGCAGGCGGAATTCCGGATGATATTTTAAAATGGCTCAACCATTCTTATAAATCCTATGATGACTGGCTTAGAAATTATGATTATCCGAATCATAAAGGTTTGGGACTGGTGATTGTGAAAGATCTTACCATTCTGCTTAATATCACATTGAGTGCGGAAAAGACAGAATCAGGGTCTGTGATCCGCCTTTTATTTTATGATAAAAACAAGTGA
- a CDS encoding ArsR/SmtB family transcription factor has product MDLKKIERISKALGDPYRLKIMEAINKEQTWLQCSTILEMFNLAQSTVSHHLKQLSDADLLITEKDGRNTKYIVNKDVFSSYIDYLNSFKE; this is encoded by the coding sequence ATGGACTTAAAAAAAATAGAACGAATTTCAAAAGCGTTGGGCGATCCTTACCGTTTGAAAATCATGGAGGCGATTAACAAGGAACAGACATGGCTGCAATGCTCAACGATACTTGAAATGTTTAATTTGGCTCAATCAACCGTTTCCCATCACCTGAAGCAATTATCTGATGCCGATCTTTTGATTACAGAAAAAGACGGCCGTAACACAAAATATATAGTGAATAAGGATGTTTTCAGTTCTTATATCGATTACCTGAATTCTTTCAAGGAATAA